The Mycolicibacterium fluoranthenivorans genomic interval GCAGCGCGGTGCGCTGCCGGACCACCTTGTCGTAGTCGGCCCGCACCCCGGCTATCCGCGGCCGCCGGGTGGTCGCCACCTCATCGAGGTAGCGCCGTCGTTCGCCCGGGTCACCACGCACCAACGCCAGATCTTCCGGTGCGAACAACACCGCCCGCAGCACGCCGAGCACCTCACGGGGACTGCGCACCGGCGAGCGGTTGAGCCGGGCTTTGTTCGCCCGGCCCGAGGTGATCTCGAGGTCGACCGCGAGTTCGCGTCCCTCGTTGACCACGATCGTCGAGACCACCGCGCGGTCGGCGCCGGCTCGGATCAACGGGGCGTCACTGGCCACCCGGTGTGATCCGAGGGTCGCCGTGTACCACAGTGCCTCAACAAGATTCGTCTTACCGTAGCCATTGGGTGCGACGAACACCGTCTGACCGGGACCCAGCTCGAGATCGGCCCGCGGCCACGAACGGAAATCCGTCAACACCACATGACGTACGTACAAATCGTCGTCCCGGGTCAGCCCGACTCGGAAATCCGTTTGACGGCATGCCCACCGAACTGGTTACGCAGCGCTGCCACGGCTTTCATCGTCGGCGAATCATCTTGCCGGGAAAGGAATCTGGCGAACAACGAGGCCGCGATACCGGGTACCGGCACCCGCAGCCGAATGGCTTCCTCGACGGTCCAACGGCCTTCCCCGGAATCATCGGTGTAGCCGGTGATGTTGGCCAGCTCGGGATCTTCCTTGAGCGCCTTGGCCAGCAACTCCTGCAGCCAGGACCGCACCACGGTGCCGTTCGACCAGGCCTGGTAGACCGCGGCCGGATCCTTCACCAACGGTTCCGCCGCGAGCAGCTCGTACCCTTCGGCGTAGGCCGTCATCAGTGCGTACTCCACACCGTTGTGCACCATCTTGGTGAAATGTCCTGCTCCGACCGGGCCGGCATGGACGAACCCGTCGGCGACGTCACCGGCGGGACGCAGGGTGTCGAAGATCGGCATGGCGCGTGCCACATCCTCGTCGCTGCCGCCGACCATCAATCCGTAGCCCTCGGTCAATCCCCAGATGCCACCGGAGACTCCCGCGTCGATAAAGGAAATTCCCTTGTCGCCCAAGAGCTTTGCGTGCGGACCATCCTCGGTGTAGCGCGAGTTGCCGCCGTCGATCACCAGGTCACCGGGCTGCAGATGCTCGGCGAGCTCGACGATGGTCTGGTGGGTGATATCACCGGAGGGCACCATGACCCACACGACCCGCGGCGCGGTCAGAGCGTCGGCGAGTGCTGCCAGGCTGGGAACGTCGGTGACCTCCGGCCTCGGGTCGAAACCGATGACCTCATGGTTCCCTCCACGCAGGCGCTCCCGCATGTTGAAGCCCATCTTCCCCAGGCCGACCAACCCGAGCTGCATATATGTCCCCTTTACACGAGGTAGGACCGGTCAGCCAGGAAGACGTACCGGCATCAACAGATAGACGTAGTCGGTCTGTCCGGCCGGGAACGGCCCGGACGAACCGACAGTCTCATCATTCTCGCCTGCCGGCCGCAACACTGCGGGACGGCTCGGTGTCGTGAAGCCGAACGTCACACGCTCGGAATGCAACGAGCTCAGCCCGTCGGTCAGATAACCGGGGTTGAACGCGATGGTCAGCGGCTCGCCGGAGAATTCCACCGGCAGATCTTCCTCGGCCTTACCGACATCGTCGGCACCCGCCGACAGCCGGACCACATCGGTGTCGAATTCCATCCGCACCTGCGCCCCACGATCTGCCACCAGCGCGACACGTTTGATCGCCTCGGTGAGCTCGGCGACGCCGACGGTGGCCACCGCGGTGTGCTCGGTGGGCAGCAGCTGGCGGAACTTCGGGAATTCCGCATCCAGCAGACGGGTGGTGGTCCGCTTGCCGTTGGACCGGATTCCCAGCAGGCCTTCCTTACCGACGGACGCGCCGGCACCGAGCGCCAGGTGCACCTCGGTACCCGCGGTGCCGGCCTTGGCGGCGTCGGCCAGCGTCTTCGCCGGCACCAGGACGGCAGCCTCGACCCCGGCGACCGAGGTCGACCACGTGAGCTCGCGCACGGCCAACCGGAACCGGTCCGTTGCGGCCAGCACAACCTTCTCCCCGCTGATCTCGACGCGGATACCGGTGAG includes:
- the gnd gene encoding phosphogluconate dehydrogenase (NAD(+)-dependent, decarboxylating), with translation MQLGLVGLGKMGFNMRERLRGGNHEVIGFDPRPEVTDVPSLAALADALTAPRVVWVMVPSGDITHQTIVELAEHLQPGDLVIDGGNSRYTEDGPHAKLLGDKGISFIDAGVSGGIWGLTEGYGLMVGGSDEDVARAMPIFDTLRPAGDVADGFVHAGPVGAGHFTKMVHNGVEYALMTAYAEGYELLAAEPLVKDPAAVYQAWSNGTVVRSWLQELLAKALKEDPELANITGYTDDSGEGRWTVEEAIRLRVPVPGIAASLFARFLSRQDDSPTMKAVAALRNQFGGHAVKRISESG
- the dnaN gene encoding DNA polymerase III subunit beta gives rise to the protein MVTTSVGLTDLKFRLVREDFADAVAWVARNLPSRPTVPVLAGVLLTGSDDGLTISGYDYETSAEIRVAAEIASPGSVLVSGRLLSEITRSLPAKPVDVSVEGTRVALSCGSARFSLPTMAVEDYPSLPALPDETGVISADLFGQAIGQVAVAAGRDDTLPMLTGIRVEISGEKVVLAATDRFRLAVRELTWSTSVAGVEAAVLVPAKTLADAAKAGTAGTEVHLALGAGASVGKEGLLGIRSNGKRTTTRLLDAEFPKFRQLLPTEHTAVATVGVAELTEAIKRVALVADRGAQVRMEFDTDVVRLSAGADDVGKAEEDLPVEFSGEPLTIAFNPGYLTDGLSSLHSERVTFGFTTPSRPAVLRPAGENDETVGSSGPFPAGQTDYVYLLMPVRLPG